The following are encoded together in the Triticum dicoccoides isolate Atlit2015 ecotype Zavitan chromosome 6B, WEW_v2.0, whole genome shotgun sequence genome:
- the LOC119321856 gene encoding tetraspanin-2-like, whose product MAVSNNITAYVTLMALICAVPVIASGVWFASAQGEECARLARWPVAILGGLILLAALAGFVGAYWNRRRLLAFYLFAMAALIALLIALLVLAFAVTRGSGAYPVLGREYDEYRLDCFSMWLRGYVSDDPARWEGIRSCLAVSDTCKKLARQAGYVTADQFYQSRLTPLQSGCCKPLSVCGFGYVSPTVWTNPARPASDPDCGLWSNDPAQLCYECESCRAGLLAALRSQWHKANIALVVATVSLVFLYLIGCSAYKNAHAEAIYHRYKW is encoded by the exons ATGGCGGTGAGCAACAACATCACGGCGTACGTGACGCTGATGGCGCTCATCTGCGCGGTCCCCGTCATCGCCTCGGGGGTGTGGTTCGCGTCGGCGCAGGGGGAGGAGTGCGCGCGGCTGGCGCGCTGGCCCGTGGCCATCCTGGGCGGCCTCATCTTGCTGGCGGCCCTGGCGGGCTTCGTCGGCGCCTACTGgaaccgccgccgcctcctcgccttcTACCTCTTCGCCATGGCGGCGCTCATCGCCCTCCTTATCGCGCTCCTCGTCCTCGCCTTCGCGGTTACCCGCGGCTCCGGCGCCTACCCGGTGCTCGGCCGCGAGTACGACGAgtaccgcctcgactgcttctccaTGTGGCTGCGCGGGTACGTCTCCGACGACCCCGCCAGGTGGGAGGGGATCAGGTCCTGCCTCGCCGTCTCTGACACCTGCAAGAAGCTCGCCCGACAGGCCGGCTACGTCACTGCCGACCAGTTCTACCAGTCCCGCCTCACGCCGCTCCAG TCGGGCTGCTGCAAGCCCTTGTCGGTGTGCGGGTTCGGGTACGTGAGCCCGACGGTGTGGACGAACCCGGCGCGGCCCGCGTCGGACCCGGACTGTGGCCTGTGGAGCAACGACCCGGCGCAGCTGTGCTACGAGTGCGAGTCGTGCCGCGCGGGCCTCCTGGCGGCGCTGCGGAGCCAGTGGCACAAGGCCAACATCGCGCTCGTCGTCGCCACCGTCTCGCTCGTCTTCCTCTACCTCATCGGATGCAGCGCCTACAAGAACGCGCACGCCGAGGCCATCTACCACCGCTACAAGTGGTGA